The nucleotide window AGCGCGTGCTGCAGTCTTCAGACACGATTGTCAAGATTGAGAACTTTTAAATTAAACCATTCCAAACAGATCGTAAAAGACGTTCTAAGAAAATCCCATCGGAGAAAGAAGCATGAAATCAGTAGTAACAACGGTAATTTCGGCAGCAGATGCGGCTGGCCGTTTCCCCAGCAGCTCTGATCTGGAATCAGTGCAAGGTAGCATCCAACGCGCCGCCGCCCGTTTAGAAGCAGCAGAGAAGCTTGCCAACAACATCGACAACGTGGCTAGAGAAGCTTATGATGCTTGCATCAAGAAGTATCCCTACCTGAACAACGCTGGCGAAGCCAACTCCACCGACACGTACAAGGCGAAGTGCGCGCGCGACATCAAGCACTACCTGCGCTTGATCCAGTACAGCCTGGTTGTGGGCGGCACTGGCCCTCTTGACGAGTGGGGCATTGCAGGGCAGCGCGAAGTCTATCGTGCCTTGGGCTTGCCTACGGCTCCGTATGTAGAAGCGCTATCATTTGCCCGCAATCGCGGCTGCTCGCCTCGGGATATGTCAGCACAGGCATTGGTGGAATACAACGCGCTGTTGGACTATGCGATTAACTCGCTGTCGTAGAGCGTATCAGTAACACAGTAATTAGTGGCTGAATAAAATCCGTTCTCAATAGGGATTCTAGGTTGTTGCTTTGCCTGAGATAGGTTAAGTACATTTCTAGAGTCCCTTTGTTTGTGGGCTAGTTTGTGGGACCATTTGTTTCAAACTATGGATAAGCGCTTTTTCAATTTCTTCAATCTCACTGAGGATGAAGCGATCGCAATCTTAGATACACCGCCAGATCGAGTGAGCGAAGATGATTCTCGATACATTGCAGCTTCCCATCTGGTGAATTTCCCGACCGAGAAGTCGATCGCAGCTTTAATGCGAGCGATACAACAAACTGACCCAGCCCTCGATAATCGCATTGTGCGCCGCAAGGCGGTGGAAACTCTAGGTCGGCTAGAAGCAAAGCAGGCTCTCCCCTTAATTCGCAGTTGTTTGGCCGAAGAGGACTGCTACACGGTGGAAAATGCGGTGTGGGCGATCGGGGAAATTGGCACGCAGGATGGGGATTTACTAGAAGAAGTCGCCCAGTTGCTCGATAAACCCGGCCAAACCTACCGCGTCATCATCCATACCTTAACTAAACTGGATTACCAGCCAGCGCTAGATCGGATTCGGCGATTTGTCGATAGCACGGATGGGCCGATCGCTAGTGCGGCGATCGCGGCGGTCTGTCGATTTGCCCGAGACTACAGCCAGATGGATAAAGTGGTGGCAATGTTGCAACACCGCGAGGTGTTTACGCGACGGCTATCGATCCAGGATTTGATCGATGCGAAATATTATCGAGCGATTCCGGCAATCGCCCGCTGTCCCGTATCGCTGGTATTTCGATTGCGAGGAATTCGACTGCTGGCAGAATCAGGTATTCCATCTGGAGAACTGAGCTTTGCTGAAGTGCAACCG belongs to Pseudanabaena sp. PCC 6802 and includes:
- the cpeA gene encoding C-phycoerythrin subunit alpha; translation: MKSVVTTVISAADAAGRFPSSSDLESVQGSIQRAAARLEAAEKLANNIDNVAREAYDACIKKYPYLNNAGEANSTDTYKAKCARDIKHYLRLIQYSLVVGGTGPLDEWGIAGQREVYRALGLPTAPYVEALSFARNRGCSPRDMSAQALVEYNALLDYAINSLS
- a CDS encoding HEAT repeat domain-containing protein, whose translation is MDKRFFNFFNLTEDEAIAILDTPPDRVSEDDSRYIAASHLVNFPTEKSIAALMRAIQQTDPALDNRIVRRKAVETLGRLEAKQALPLIRSCLAEEDCYTVENAVWAIGEIGTQDGDLLEEVAQLLDKPGQTYRVIIHTLTKLDYQPALDRIRRFVDSTDGPIASAAIAAVCRFARDYSQMDKVVAMLQHREVFTRRLSIQDLIDAKYYRAIPAIARCPVSLVFRLRGIRLLAESGIPSGELSFAEVQPYLEQSLRDRPEDLDLVHAYDLPPDLPFLMRELYETDFGRCYLATKTILEYYADEAPAALFDTYAAEACNDYGAHFHVVKLFGWLKHAPAYDLLIEALHNPQPQYQKSRAAAAIALAEIGDERAIPQIKACLDTRIWDLQYAALLALEKLGDTSDRDRIAEDSDWLVREKIKAIKS